The Mesorhizobium sp. B2-8-5 genome segment CCGTCGAGCCTGTAGTAGGTGCGATCGATGGTGAAGCCGTCGCCGCCGGCCGGCAGCGGCTCGACCGGCGCGGCGACCGCGGTGACCACCGCCTGCAGCGGCGTCGCGCCGGTGTTGGCGATGGTGAGCGGGCTGTCGGCCAGCTCGCTGCCGGCGACCTGGTCTGAATAACCGCCCGAATGCGGCGCGCCGTTGACGGAAAGCATGATGGAATCATTGCCTTCCTTCAGCGCTCGCGCGGCGAGCAGCATCCACGATTCGTCCTGCGTGCTCGTCCAGCGGGCATCGGCGCGCGCCACGCCCACCAGCTTGATCAACTGCGGCATGATGCTCGGCACCGGCTTCGACTCCGCCGCCAGCGCCAGCATCGCCGCGCCGTCGCGCAGCCGCGAGCCGTAGTCCGAGCGATAGTAGTCGTAGTCGGTTTCCGATTGCGCCAGCCGCAGCGCCGTCTGGAAGGTGGCTTCCGAACGCTGCGTGTCGCCGTAGAGCGCCAGGCTCGCCGCCAACTGAGCGACCGCCATCGGGCTGGAGAAGGCTTCGAGCTGCGTGTCGGCGTAGTAGCGCAGGTCGCCGATCGAGGCCTTCTTGTTGCGGGCGAGCACGTAGAGCGCATAGGCGATCTCGCTGCCCTTGTCCTGGACGTCCTGGTCGTAGCCCAGCGAGTTCTGCAGGTTGTTCAGCGCCTGGTTCATCGCCAGCGCGGGCACATCGTATTTCTCCTCGCGCGCCCGGGTCAGGAACCCGGTGACATAGGCGTCGAGCCACAGGTCGCCGGAGCCCGGCCCCCAGAGGCCGAAGCTGCCGCTTGCCGCCTGATAGGACAGCACCTTGTAGATCGCGTCCTGGATGCGGCCGTGCAGGTCCGGATCGCTCTCCATGCCGATGCTCTTGGCCATGTCGTTGACATAGAGCAGCGGCATCGCGCGGCTGGTGGTCTGCTCGGCGCAGCCATAGGGGTAGCGGTCGAGGCTCATCAGAAGCGACGGCACGTCGAGCGCGGACGACTGCGAAACGCCGACGCTGACCGAAGCGCCGTCGAGCACGCTTGCGGCAAGCAGTTCCTTGTCGACCCGCAGCGAGCCGCCATGCGGCTTCAGGTCGACAACCATGCGGTTGGTGACCGGAAGCTGCGCCGGCCGCACCGGCAGATAGAGCGTCTGCTCGACCTGAGTGCCGCCGGCATGCGCGAGCTTGACGGTGACGGAAGCGTCGCCCGCGGTCTTGGCGACCAGCGGGAAAGTGAGCGACTGACGCTTGCCCTGGGCGAGCGTCAGCTTCTCGAGCAGCGGCTTGTCGCCGGTCGAAAGGTCGCCGGTCGTGGTGACCGACAGCGCATAGTCGCCGGCCGGACCATCGGTGTCGGCAATGTCGAGGCGCATGGTCGCCGCATCGCCCGGCGCCAGGAAGCGCGGCAGGCCGGCGGTGATCACCACCGGATCGCGCACGATGACGTCGGCCTGGGCATGGCCGACCGCATCCTTCGTCCAGGCGACGGCCATGACGCGCACGGTGCCGTTAAACTGCGGGATGTCGAAGTCGATGCGCGCCTTGCCGTTGGCATCGAGCTCGACCGGGCCGGAGAAGAAGGCGACCAGCTTTTCGGTCGGCGGGCTGCCTTGCGCCTGCATGTTCGCTCCGTCGCCGCCGGTGCGTATCTTGCCCATGGTGCCGAGCGAGCCGTCGATCAGGCGTCCGTAAAGGTCGCGAATCTCCAGCCCCAGCATGCGCTGGCCGAAGAACCAGTCCTCAGGGTCGGGCGCCTTGTAATTGGTGAGGTTGAGGATGCCGACATCGACGGCAGCCACCATCACATAGGCATTGCTGCCGGCCTGGGTGCCGTTGACGGCGACCGGGATCGACAGCTGCTGGCGCGGCAAGGTCTTTTCCGGCGGCGTCAAGCTGACCGCCAGCTTCTTCGAGCCCGGATCGACCGACAGCCATTGGATGCCGATGGCGCGGGCCGGCATGCGCGATTCCTGCGCGTCGCCGGGCCGGAACAAGGTCGCCGTGACATAGGCGCCGGCACCCCAGTCGTCGCCGACGGGGATGTCGACCGTGCTGCCGCCGGCCGGCACCGAAGCGGTGACCGTCTTCAAAAGCTTCTCGGCGCCGATGGTGACCAGAAGTTCGCCGGCAAAATGCGGCGAGACCTTCAGCTTGGCGACTTCGCCGGCGGCGTAAGCATCCTCGTCGAGGGCGATCTCCAGGCCGTCTGGCGTCTCGGTGGTGGTCGAGGCGACGTACCAGCCGGCGTCGAACTCATAGCTGGTCGCCGGACCGTCGGGATCGGCGGTCTCGACCTCGAGCCGGTAACGGCCCCAGTCGACGGGCAGCGATACCGTCGCCTCGCCATCGGCCTTCAGGTCGACCGCGCCGTTGGCTACGGCCTTGGTGAGGTTCACCGCCTCGTAGTTCCAGGAATTGTTGGAACGGTACCATTGATAGTTCCGCTCGACCTTGACAAGCGACCACTGCGCGCCCTTCAGGTCCTCGCGCTTGCCGTTCGGGTCGACGGCGATGATGCTGAACTTCGCCGTGCCGCTTTGCGGCACCTCATCATCCGCGAAATCCGGGCGAATGCCGATGACGTCGCGCTGTGGGCGAACGCCGATGTCGAGCGAGCGCTCGACGGCGCGGCCGCCGGCCTCGCGCATGCGCACGGTGACCTTGGCGCTGACCAGCTTGGTGGTCGACGGCAACTGGTCGATAGTGACCGGGAAGGTCGCCTTGCCGTCGTCGCCGACGACGGGAAGATTGGCGAGAGGCGTCACGGTCGGCTCGCTCGACTGCTCGTCGGCCAGGCCGAAGGTGAAGTCCTTGAAGCTGTCCCAGCTGCTCGTAGTCGACAAAGTCATCTCGCCTTCGAGCGCCAGGCCCGCGGCCGGCGCGCCGTAAAGGAAGCGGCCGTCGACGGTGGCGTTGGCGGTCTCGCCCTGGGCGATCTCCTTCTTGTCGGCGGTCAGGTCGAATTCGATGCGATCCGGCACGAAATCCTCGACCAGGAACATCTGGCTGGCGACCGGCGCCTGCTTGGGATCGGTGTAGATCGACACCGTCCAGGTGCCGCGCATGGCGTTGGCCTCGAGCGGCAGGTCGACAGCGTGGCCGCCGGCGGACTCGCCATTGCTGATGACACGGCGGCTCTCGACGCCGTCGGGACGCGTGAAGATGAAGGTCAGCGGCAGGTTCTCGACCGCCTTGGCGGCGCCGTCGCGGGCAAGGGCGGCGACGTGAACGTCCTCGCCGGCGCGGTAGATGCCGCGCTCCGTCCAGGCATAGACGTCGAGCGCGCCTGGCGAGGCACGCCCCTCGACGCCGCGATCCGAAAGATCGAAGCCGGCCTTGCCCATGTCGAGGAAAACGAAGTCGTTGTCGCCCTGCTTGGCCATCAGCACGGCCGGCACCATGCCGTTTTCGCCGCGGGTGAGGCCAGGATTGAAAACGGCGTGGCCCTCGGCATCGGTGGTCGCCGTGCCGAGTATCTCGTTGTTCTTGGCAAGCAACGTCAGTTCGGCGCCGGAAATCGGCTTGGCCGAGCCCAGCGAACGGGCAAAGACGTTGAGGCCGTCCTGGCCGGTATAGGTGGAAAGGCCGATGTCGGAGACCACGAACCACTGCGTGGCGCGTGAATTGTAATCGTCGCTCTTGTCGTCAGCCGGCTGCGCGGTCAGCACATAGACGCCGGGCTTGCGCTGCGGGATCGCCTCGTCCACCGGAAACGAAGTGGTAACCTCCTTGTTGAGATCATTGGCGATATCGAGCGTGCCCGACCAGACGGGCGCGCCCATCTGGTCGGAAATGGTGGAGATATCATAGCCGTCGAGCTGATGCAGGAACTGATAACCGGACAGAAGCTGCGCCAGCGAACGATCGCCGATGCGGTAGAGCGTCATCTTGGCGGCGTTCATGTTGACGGTGACGACCGGAACGCCGCGGCGCGCGCCGGCCGGCAACACGAAGCTGTCGCCGGTGAAGCGGGCGGAGGGAGCGCGGTCCTGGACGTAGATCGACAGCACGACGGGCGCAGCGATCGTCTCGCCGATCGCTGCCGGCAGGCCGGCGCGGAAGGTTACGTCATAATGCTGGCCGTGCTCCAAGCCTTCGACGCAGATCTGCTTGTCCTTGGCCTCGACGGCCTTGGGCGCGGCGTTGTCGACGGTCACGAACTGCGCATAGTCGACGCCGGTCTTGACCAGTTCCTC includes the following:
- a CDS encoding alpha-2-macroglobulin family protein translates to MAMRAARGLSFLLLVFFAFSGTALAAEARRIVTTDNSDYFGFDLRSEQNVSLDQCKTTCLGDPACRAFTYNTKAKWCFLKSDYNQLKSFTGAVAGKVANVDGDPDIGAPPALAFFPNWMADQAQQFRNHLTDPAYDKPTEGLAALQAAAEQAALIGDHRLAMQKYQAAVSVLPDDGALWRALAREILAVEPASNTTEPSTFPMNATSAAFNAYKLVRTAKTRAEALALLGAGLDKRDLYRPSLQAYEASLALVSSPAVQADYADLKARKGFRVIEHTVDADSSSPRICAQFSEELVKTGVDYAQFVTVDNAAPKAVEAKDKQICVEGLEHGQHYDVTFRAGLPAAIGETIAAPVVLSIYVQDRAPSARFTGDSFVLPAGARRGVPVVTVNMNAAKMTLYRIGDRSLAQLLSGYQFLHQLDGYDISTISDQMGAPVWSGTLDIANDLNKEVTTSFPVDEAIPQRKPGVYVLTAQPADDKSDDYNSRATQWFVVSDIGLSTYTGQDGLNVFARSLGSAKPISGAELTLLAKNNEILGTATTDAEGHAVFNPGLTRGENGMVPAVLMAKQGDNDFVFLDMGKAGFDLSDRGVEGRASPGALDVYAWTERGIYRAGEDVHVAALARDGAAKAVENLPLTFIFTRPDGVESRRVISNGESAGGHAVDLPLEANAMRGTWTVSIYTDPKQAPVASQMFLVEDFVPDRIEFDLTADKKEIAQGETANATVDGRFLYGAPAAGLALEGEMTLSTTSSWDSFKDFTFGLADEQSSEPTVTPLANLPVVGDDGKATFPVTIDQLPSTTKLVSAKVTVRMREAGGRAVERSLDIGVRPQRDVIGIRPDFADDEVPQSGTAKFSIIAVDPNGKREDLKGAQWSLVKVERNYQWYRSNNSWNYEAVNLTKAVANGAVDLKADGEATVSLPVDWGRYRLEVETADPDGPATSYEFDAGWYVASTTTETPDGLEIALDEDAYAAGEVAKLKVSPHFAGELLVTIGAEKLLKTVTASVPAGGSTVDIPVGDDWGAGAYVTATLFRPGDAQESRMPARAIGIQWLSVDPGSKKLAVSLTPPEKTLPRQQLSIPVAVNGTQAGSNAYVMVAAVDVGILNLTNYKAPDPEDWFFGQRMLGLEIRDLYGRLIDGSLGTMGKIRTGGDGANMQAQGSPPTEKLVAFFSGPVELDANGKARIDFDIPQFNGTVRVMAVAWTKDAVGHAQADVIVRDPVVITAGLPRFLAPGDAATMRLDIADTDGPAGDYALSVTTTGDLSTGDKPLLEKLTLAQGKRQSLTFPLVAKTAGDASVTVKLAHAGGTQVEQTLYLPVRPAQLPVTNRMVVDLKPHGGSLRVDKELLAASVLDGASVSVGVSQSSALDVPSLLMSLDRYPYGCAEQTTSRAMPLLYVNDMAKSIGMESDPDLHGRIQDAIYKVLSYQAASGSFGLWGPGSGDLWLDAYVTGFLTRAREEKYDVPALAMNQALNNLQNSLGYDQDVQDKGSEIAYALYVLARNKKASIGDLRYYADTQLEAFSSPMAVAQLAASLALYGDTQRSEATFQTALRLAQSETDYDYYRSDYGSRLRDGAAMLALAAESKPVPSIMPQLIKLVGVARADARWTSTQDESWMLLAARALKEGNDSIMLSVNGAPHSGGYSDQVAGSELADSPLTIANTGATPLQAVVTAVAAPVEPLPAGGDGFTIDRTYYRLDGTEANVTEARQNERYVVVLKVYEQNKWPSRLLITDLLPAGFEIDNPSLVSSAQLSNFSWLAQTDAAHLEFRDDRFVAAFNPNEGDGDRNITLAYVVRAVTPGTYAHPAATVEDMYRPQYSARTATGVMEVKAE